In Vigna angularis cultivar LongXiaoDou No.4 chromosome 8, ASM1680809v1, whole genome shotgun sequence, one DNA window encodes the following:
- the LOC108343809 gene encoding salutaridine reductase-like isoform X4, protein MVSVTRPAMANSGVVVRRSGLVDGVGERRAKAERMFTLMDGFLKKDPLSLQKDILNHVEYTVARSRFNFDDFEAYQVIPDEEATRAVTQTYELAEECLQINYYGTKITIESLMPLLQLSDSPRIVNVSSTLGQLEVSFNLLEKYLEAHSKASMWENELLDVGYQPLCIQIPYTKKLIYLS, encoded by the exons ATGGTCTCGGTGACGAGACCGGCAATGGCGAACTCGGGGGTTGTGGTAAGGAGGTCTGGGCTGGTGGATGGCGTTGGCGAGCGTCGCGCGAAAGCGGAGAGAATGTTTACCTTAATGGATGGGTTTCTGAAGAAAGACCCTCTCAGTCTCCAAAAGGATATTCTGAATCATGTGGAGTACACTGTGGCCAGGTCACGGTTTAATTTTGACGATTTCGAAGCGTATCAG GTGATACCAGATGAGGAAGCAACAAGGGCAGTGACTCAAACATATGAATTAGCAGAAGAATGCTTGCAAATAAATTACTATGGCACTAAAATAACTATAGAATCCCTTATGCCCCTCTTGCAATTATCTGACTCTCCAAGAATTGTGAATGTATCATCCACTCTCGGGCAATTAGAG GTTTCATTTAATTTGCTTGAGAAGTACTTGGAAGCACACTCAAAGGCCTCCATGTGGGAAAATGAGCTCCTGGATGTAGGCTACCAGCCTTTGTGCATCCAAATTCCCTACACA aaaaagCTGATTTATTTGAGTTGA
- the LOC108344898 gene encoding uncharacterized protein LOC108344898 yields the protein MSGGNRSGPPKHQNKYAWKPNAGRKINETEVGGRFRPLSEITGVCPRCKEQIEWKRRYGKYKPLLQPAKCQRCSKRNVRQAYHNLCSGCAKEHGICAKCCCSRKQIVGRDLLEVEAEQKMLDEAIKNSRERERRTLLRAMNKGKSKNSNSTPSDTKGNKVGQLFPNASLEDYAKLNSVKVGHDDGEICEDDSEGEVCEDEDDNSDNEDCDDDGNTDSEDCDEDDDKNVESIIDHPNSKNE from the exons ATGAGTGGCGGCAACAGGAGCGGACCCCCAAAGCATCAGAACAAGTACGCATGGAAACCCAACGCTGGACGCAAAATCAACGAAACT GAAGTTGGAGGAAGGTTCAGACCCCTCTCTGAGATCACAGGGGTGTGTCCCCGTTGCAAGGAACAAATCGAGTGGAAACGTCGTTACGGAAAATACAAGCCTCTTCTTCAACCCGCTAAATG TCAGAGATGTTCCAAGCGCAATGTTCGACAAGCCTATCATAACTTGTGTTCTG GTTGTGCCAAGGAGCATGGTATATGTGCAAAGTGCTGTTGCAGTAGGAAACAAATAGTTGGAAG gGATTTGTTAGAAGTTGAGGCTGAGCAAAAGATGCTTGACGAG GCCATTAAGAATTCTCgggagagagaaaggagaaccCTATTACGTGCT ATGAACAAAGGCAAATCTAAGAATTCGAATAGTACCCCATCAGATACTAAAGGTAATAAAGTTGGACAACTGTTTCCAAATGCATCACTTGAAGACTATGCCAAACTGAATAGTGTTAAGGTGGGGCATGATGATGGCGAAATTTGTGAAGATGATAGTGAGGGTGAAGtttgtgaagatgaagatgataaCAGTGACAATGAAGATTGTGATGACGATGGTAACACCGACAGTGAAGATTGTGATGAGGATGACGACAAAAATGTTGAAAGCATAATCGATCACCCCAATTCCAAAAATGAATGA
- the LOC108343809 gene encoding uncharacterized protein LOC108343809 isoform X5, with product MVSVTRPAMANSGVVVRRSGLVDGVGERRAKAERMFTLMDGFLKKDPLSLQKDILNHVEYTVARSRFNFDDFEAYQVIPDEEATRAVTQTYELAEECLQINYYGTKITIESLMPLLQLSDSPRIVNVSSTLGQLEVSFNLLEKYLEAHSKASMWENELLDVGYQPLCIQIPYTRRARSLKVSGVTA from the exons ATGGTCTCGGTGACGAGACCGGCAATGGCGAACTCGGGGGTTGTGGTAAGGAGGTCTGGGCTGGTGGATGGCGTTGGCGAGCGTCGCGCGAAAGCGGAGAGAATGTTTACCTTAATGGATGGGTTTCTGAAGAAAGACCCTCTCAGTCTCCAAAAGGATATTCTGAATCATGTGGAGTACACTGTGGCCAGGTCACGGTTTAATTTTGACGATTTCGAAGCGTATCAG GTGATACCAGATGAGGAAGCAACAAGGGCAGTGACTCAAACATATGAATTAGCAGAAGAATGCTTGCAAATAAATTACTATGGCACTAAAATAACTATAGAATCCCTTATGCCCCTCTTGCAATTATCTGACTCTCCAAGAATTGTGAATGTATCATCCACTCTCGGGCAATTAGAG GTTTCATTTAATTTGCTTGAGAAGTACTTGGAAGCACACTCAAAGGCCTCCATGTGGGAAAATGAGCTCCTGGATGTAGGCTACCAGCCTTTGTGCATCCAAATTCCCTACACA AGGAGAGCACGGTCATTGAAAGTAAGTGGGGTCACGGCTTGA
- the LOC108344876 gene encoding uncharacterized protein LOC108344876, translating into MASSDIDWDRLDKKKFYVVGAGLFTGVTVALYPVSVVKTRLQVASKDTLERSALSVVKGLLKTDGIRGLYKGFFTVMTGTIPTRIIFLTALETTKVASLRMLEPFRLSDTTQAAISNGVAGMTSSLLAQAMFVPIDVVSQKLMVQGYSGHTQYRGGLDVARKVLRSDGIRGLYRGFGLSVVTYVPSSAVWWASYGSSKHYLWRILGDNSGEEGTPSLLKIMLVQATGGIIAGATASCITTPLDTIKTRLQVTGLEKKISVKQVVKDLILEDGWKGLYRGLGPRFFSMSAWGTSMILAYEYLKRVCAKDEDV; encoded by the exons ATGGCCTCTTCCGATATTGATTGGGACAG GCTAGATAAAAAGAAGTTCTATGTCGTGGGAGCAGGACTCTTTACAGGTGTTACAGTAGCACTCTACCCGGTTTCTGTTGTGAAAACTAGGCTGCAGGTTGCTTCAAAGGATACTCTGGAGAGAAGTGCATTATCTGTTGTGAAAGGATTACTTAAAACGGATGGCATCCGTGGTTTGTATAAAGGGTTTTTTACAGTTATGACTGGTACAATTCCTACCAGAATCATATTTCTTACTGCCTTGGAGACCACAAAGGTGGCTTCCCTCAGGATGCTGGAGCCATTTAGACTATCTGATACCACCCAGGCTGCCATATCAAATGGAGTAGCAGGCATGACATCATCACTTTTGGCACAAGCTATGTTTGTTCCAATTGATGTG GTTAGCCAAAAGTTGATGGTGCAAGGATACTCTGGCCATACGCAATATAGGGGGGGTTTGGATGTTGCTCGTAAGGTGTTAAGGTCTGATGGCATTAGGGGATTATATAGAGGATTTGGTCTATCTGTCGTGACATATGTACCATCTAGTGCTGTGTGGTGGGCAAGTTATGGCTCAAGTAAACATTACTTATGGAG AATCTTGGGGGATAACTCCGGTGAGGAAGGCACTCCTAGTCTACTAAAGATTATGTTAGTTCAGGCTACTGGAGGGATCATTGCTGGTGCTACTGCATCCTGTATTACAACCCCGTTGGATACAATCAAGACACGGTTACAG GTGACTGGACTTGAAAAGAAAATCTCTGTAAAACAAGTTGTTAAAGATTTGATTCTTGAAGATGGTTGGAAAGGTTTATATAGAGGATTAGGTCCAAGGTTTTTCAGCATGTCAGCGTGGGGCACTTCAATGATTCTGGCTTATGAATATCTGA AGCGCGTGTGTGCAAAGGATGAAGATGTGTAA
- the LOC108343809 gene encoding salutaridine reductase-like isoform X3: MVSVTRPAMANSGVVVRRSGLVDGVGERRAKAERMFTLMDGFLKKDPLSLQKDILNHVEYTVARSRFNFDDFEAYQVIPDEEATRAVTQTYELAEECLQINYYGTKITIESLMPLLQLSDSPRIVNVSSTLGQLEVSFNLLEKYLEAHSKASMWENELLDVGYQPLCIQIPYTVRLLILN, from the exons ATGGTCTCGGTGACGAGACCGGCAATGGCGAACTCGGGGGTTGTGGTAAGGAGGTCTGGGCTGGTGGATGGCGTTGGCGAGCGTCGCGCGAAAGCGGAGAGAATGTTTACCTTAATGGATGGGTTTCTGAAGAAAGACCCTCTCAGTCTCCAAAAGGATATTCTGAATCATGTGGAGTACACTGTGGCCAGGTCACGGTTTAATTTTGACGATTTCGAAGCGTATCAG GTGATACCAGATGAGGAAGCAACAAGGGCAGTGACTCAAACATATGAATTAGCAGAAGAATGCTTGCAAATAAATTACTATGGCACTAAAATAACTATAGAATCCCTTATGCCCCTCTTGCAATTATCTGACTCTCCAAGAATTGTGAATGTATCATCCACTCTCGGGCAATTAGAG GTTTCATTTAATTTGCTTGAGAAGTACTTGGAAGCACACTCAAAGGCCTCCATGTGGGAAAATGAGCTCCTGGATGTAGGCTACCAGCCTTTGTGCATCCAAATTCCCTACACAGTAAGGCTCTTAATTTTGAACTAA
- the LOC108343809 gene encoding uncharacterized protein LOC108343809 isoform X1, producing the protein MVSVTRPAMANSGVVVRRSGLVDGVGERRAKAERMFTLMDGFLKKDPLSLQKDILNHVEYTVARSRFNFDDFEAYQVIPDEEATRAVTQTYELAEECLQINYYGTKITIESLMPLLQLSDSPRIVNVSSTLGQLEVSFNLLEKYLEAHSKASMWENELLDVGYQPLCIQIPYTLEAFQPGKRGAVVGLVEEKHFILLS; encoded by the exons ATGGTCTCGGTGACGAGACCGGCAATGGCGAACTCGGGGGTTGTGGTAAGGAGGTCTGGGCTGGTGGATGGCGTTGGCGAGCGTCGCGCGAAAGCGGAGAGAATGTTTACCTTAATGGATGGGTTTCTGAAGAAAGACCCTCTCAGTCTCCAAAAGGATATTCTGAATCATGTGGAGTACACTGTGGCCAGGTCACGGTTTAATTTTGACGATTTCGAAGCGTATCAG GTGATACCAGATGAGGAAGCAACAAGGGCAGTGACTCAAACATATGAATTAGCAGAAGAATGCTTGCAAATAAATTACTATGGCACTAAAATAACTATAGAATCCCTTATGCCCCTCTTGCAATTATCTGACTCTCCAAGAATTGTGAATGTATCATCCACTCTCGGGCAATTAGAG GTTTCATTTAATTTGCTTGAGAAGTACTTGGAAGCACACTCAAAGGCCTCCATGTGGGAAAATGAGCTCCTGGATGTAGGCTACCAGCCTTTGTGCATCCAAATTCCCTACACA CTAGAAGCATTTCAACCAGGAAAAAGGGGAGCTGTCGTGGGATTAGTGGAAGAGAAGCATTTCATTCTCCTTTCTTAG
- the LOC108343809 gene encoding uncharacterized protein LOC108343809 isoform X2 translates to MVSVTRPAMANSGVVVRRSGLVDGVGERRAKAERMFTLMDGFLKKDPLSLQKDILNHVEYTVARSRFNFDDFEAYQVIPDEEATRAVTQTYELAEECLQINYYGTKITIESLMPLLQLSDSPRIVNVSSTLGQLEVSFNLLEKYLEAHSKASMWENELLDVGYQPLCIQIPYTKHFNQEKGELSWD, encoded by the exons ATGGTCTCGGTGACGAGACCGGCAATGGCGAACTCGGGGGTTGTGGTAAGGAGGTCTGGGCTGGTGGATGGCGTTGGCGAGCGTCGCGCGAAAGCGGAGAGAATGTTTACCTTAATGGATGGGTTTCTGAAGAAAGACCCTCTCAGTCTCCAAAAGGATATTCTGAATCATGTGGAGTACACTGTGGCCAGGTCACGGTTTAATTTTGACGATTTCGAAGCGTATCAG GTGATACCAGATGAGGAAGCAACAAGGGCAGTGACTCAAACATATGAATTAGCAGAAGAATGCTTGCAAATAAATTACTATGGCACTAAAATAACTATAGAATCCCTTATGCCCCTCTTGCAATTATCTGACTCTCCAAGAATTGTGAATGTATCATCCACTCTCGGGCAATTAGAG GTTTCATTTAATTTGCTTGAGAAGTACTTGGAAGCACACTCAAAGGCCTCCATGTGGGAAAATGAGCTCCTGGATGTAGGCTACCAGCCTTTGTGCATCCAAATTCCCTACACA AAGCATTTCAACCAGGAAAAAGGGGAGCTGTCGTGGGATTAG